CAGGCGCTGGTACAGCAAATATTCTTGCTTCAGGCCATCGGCCCGACTGGAAATGCCACCACATTCAATATCCCCGCCTGGTCTATCAGCACCGAGTTCTACACCTACCTGTTATTCGCACTGATTTTACTTTTTGCAAAAAAAGCCAAGGATATTGTGTTTCTTGTGATTGTGGTCGTGTCCCTGTTCATGCTCGCTTCAGGGCAAACTTTCGGTACTGTCGAGTTACTCCGATGCTTTGCCGGGTTTTTCCTTGGCTGTCTGACAGCCAAGCTGATGAATAAATTGACTTTCCAGGTTCCAGGCTATTGCGCGTACATCGTTATTTTAATAATCGGTATCTACTTGCAATTCAAGCCGCTGGGCAGCTACGATCTGTTTATTTACCTGCTCACTGTTTTGCTGATTCTTTCGCTGGTGCTGGCAAAAGATGGCCCGGCAAAAGAAATGTTGCGCGCGAAAGTGCTGATATGGCTCGGTTCCATTTCGTACGCCCTGTACATGTCGCACACGATCGTGATCTGGGTTGCCAACCAGGTATTCAGGTTTGTGTTGAAACGTCCGGAAATAATGATCGAGGGTAAAAGTTATCCGCAGTTATCCACCGTCGAGACCGGGGTCGCCATCGTGATCGTCATGGCAGCGGTCCTGGTGTTGTCGCAGATCGTCTACGTGGTGGTGGAAAAGCCGATGCGCGAGAAGTCCAGGCGCGTGGTGTTCCGTAAAGGCTAAACCCGCCAGGCGCCTGCCGCATAGACGGCGGTGCCATCGAGGTACACCCCCTCGGTCACCGCGAACACATCGACGTGATACCGCGCATCCTTGCGCTTGAACTGCGGTTTTGTATAAACGCCATGCTTGGCGCCCAGCGACAGGTGAATGCCGCACATGCGCTCGTAGGTGCCGATGTCGTCCACCATGCGGGTGCGCGAGAAGGCCCGGTTCATGCCGAAGCCCAGTTCGCGCAACCATACCTCGCCCTCGTGGGCGCGGATGATGGCCAGCATATTGTCGAATTCCGGCGTGCTGTTTTCCGTGCCTGTCACGCGGCCCTTTTCGATGATGACCGTGACCGGCACCGCCGGCTGGTTGACGTGGAACGAGGTGTCGCCGAACACGAAGATGCGCGCGCGGCCGTTGACGGCTTCGAGGTCGCGCGCCTCGGTAAACACTTCGCCGAGCGGGAACTGGCCGCCGATGTTGTTCATGCCGGTGTAGTCGCCGATATTGAGCTTGGCCGCTTCGAACGGCGAACCGAACACCAGTTGCGCGCCGTCGCCACTGTCGACCATGCCGTGGCTGGCGGCGTCGATGCGCGCTTTGAGGGCGTGGCCCACGCCGCGATAGTAGGCGGGGTCGTAGGCCAGCGACTCGATGTAGTGCAGTCCCTGCGCACCGGGCATGCGCGCCAGGTGCACATGCTCGATCACCTTCAGGCCGCGCTTGAACAGCTCGATGCGGATGCGGAAGGCTTCGAGCCGGAAGCTGGTCGATTGGACCAGCACCACCAGGTCGCCGGCGGCCAGCAGCGCAAACGCGGCCAGCACGTCCTCGGGAGCGACGGCGTCGAAGTCGATGAAGCGCGCATCGGGCACCACGCGCCGGTAGGCTTCGGTCAGCGCCAGATTGAGGTCGGTGCGGGTGTCGTGGACGATCAGGGCCGCGTGCGGCGGCGCGTGCCCGATGGCGATGGCCAGGGTGTCGCGCAGGTGGCGCTCGGCGGCATCGACTGCGGCGGCGGAAATGGTTGCGCAGTTGGCAAGTAAGCTGGCGCCAGGGCGGGCGGCGGGGGCAGGTGACGACATCGTGAAGGGGCTGGATTGATCGCTGGAGCGGGCATTATAGGCCACCGCAGCCGCCCGGATTCGCATGCGCGCCACGCCGCAAGCGTTTCTGCGGCCTTTCTCCCGCCTTTCTCCTTGTCTTGCGCCGTAACCGCGATATAAAATCAAGAATATAGCCTAACAGCAACTCCTTGGCGATCAGAACAGGATGTGTATGACCGTATTAATGGGACAGGATTTGCCGTTGGAACGACCCGATAGCGCCACCGCGCGGGCCGCCTTGTTCGTGCCCACCGCGAACATCAAGGACGATGTGCTCGACACCGTGCGCCGGGGCGCGGCGATTGTCGGTTTCGGCAACCATGACCGCACGCTCACGATTTATTACGAAAGCAACCGCTTCAATGAACCGAACCTGGTCAAGTGGGAGCAAAAGGCGCGCAAGGCGTTCGACCGCCTGGCCGACAACCTGCCCACAGTCTCCAAGATGATCAGCAAGCCGGAAAACTTCGAGCAGGTCGGCTACATCAACAGCAAGGGCATCCTGATCCGCCGCATGGAAAAACTGCGGCACTGGCTGGAGACGTCGGACGCGCTGGCGACCGCGCCCGAATCCGAAAACATTGTCTTTGCACCGCCGCCGCCACCGAAAAAAATCAATACCTGAACCTGGTTGTAGCGTGCGCTGCATCGGCACAACTCCTTGTATGCTAATGACAA
This is a stretch of genomic DNA from Duganella zoogloeoides. It encodes these proteins:
- a CDS encoding acyltransferase family protein; this encodes MTNSPAPQHPVPTISKIEELESLRGLAALLVVFFHLPKWNPVLHVGFIDSGYLMVQLFFVLSGFVIYNAYATRISSGMDLVKFQFLRFGRLYPVHFLFLMAYLSIEIAKYIAATKFGVSGPNARPFEENTVQALVQQIFLLQAIGPTGNATTFNIPAWSISTEFYTYLLFALILLFAKKAKDIVFLVIVVVSLFMLASGQTFGTVELLRCFAGFFLGCLTAKLMNKLTFQVPGYCAYIVILIIGIYLQFKPLGSYDLFIYLLTVLLILSLVLAKDGPAKEMLRAKVLIWLGSISYALYMSHTIVIWVANQVFRFVLKRPEIMIEGKSYPQLSTVETGVAIVIVMAAVLVLSQIVYVVVEKPMREKSRRVVFRKG
- a CDS encoding M29 family metallopeptidase: MSSPAPAARPGASLLANCATISAAAVDAAERHLRDTLAIAIGHAPPHAALIVHDTRTDLNLALTEAYRRVVPDARFIDFDAVAPEDVLAAFALLAAGDLVVLVQSTSFRLEAFRIRIELFKRGLKVIEHVHLARMPGAQGLHYIESLAYDPAYYRGVGHALKARIDAASHGMVDSGDGAQLVFGSPFEAAKLNIGDYTGMNNIGGQFPLGEVFTEARDLEAVNGRARIFVFGDTSFHVNQPAVPVTVIIEKGRVTGTENSTPEFDNMLAIIRAHEGEVWLRELGFGMNRAFSRTRMVDDIGTYERMCGIHLSLGAKHGVYTKPQFKRKDARYHVDVFAVTEGVYLDGTAVYAAGAWRV